From a region of the Synechococcus sp. UW69 genome:
- a CDS encoding uridine kinase, with protein MLLLHWIRCQHGDGFGLRLSGAVPLFCICGPSAAGKTTFAEHLAEQLRSKGRHPLLIACDDYYRSGWSPVSRYGFDTVDAIDADQLRLQVSAVRYRQLDSLRSYDMRARKVGSRPLNQPYDLILVEGSYGPQLLLESVPISLVVYVETPVVQRLIWRLWRDVRVRHRPVIYVIRQMLLEMLPAERRFIYPLKRRADVIIQGMNKGLEDVLERIE; from the coding sequence TTGCTGTTGCTTCATTGGATTCGTTGCCAGCATGGGGATGGATTTGGACTTCGTTTGTCCGGAGCAGTTCCCCTGTTTTGCATTTGCGGTCCATCCGCGGCTGGTAAGACAACCTTTGCTGAACATCTGGCGGAGCAGCTGCGATCTAAGGGGCGTCATCCACTTCTGATCGCCTGCGATGACTACTACCGCAGTGGCTGGTCCCCCGTCTCTCGCTATGGGTTCGACACGGTTGATGCCATCGATGCTGATCAGCTTCGACTGCAGGTGAGCGCTGTTCGCTATCGACAGCTTGATTCCTTGCGCAGTTATGACATGCGCGCCCGCAAGGTTGGCTCCAGGCCGTTGAACCAGCCCTACGACCTGATTCTTGTTGAAGGCTCCTACGGACCGCAACTGCTTCTGGAGTCTGTGCCGATTTCGCTTGTTGTGTACGTCGAGACCCCAGTTGTGCAGAGGCTGATCTGGCGGCTTTGGCGTGATGTACGCGTTCGCCATCGGCCAGTGATTTATGTGATTCGCCAGATGCTGCTGGAGATGCTCCCGGCTGAGCGGCGCTTCATCTATCCCTTGAAGCGCCGTGCCGACGTCATTATTCAAGGTATGAATAAGGGTTTGGAGGATGTTCTGGAGAGAATTGAATGA
- a CDS encoding DUF4278 domain-containing protein, which produces MTALLYRGHTYAGAASAPKACVELTYRREHYNTCRQEIVHDNHPTLTYRGVSYTK; this is translated from the coding sequence ATGACTGCACTTCTCTATCGAGGTCACACCTACGCAGGAGCGGCATCTGCTCCCAAGGCCTGCGTGGAACTCACCTACCGCCGCGAGCACTACAACACTTGCCGGCAGGAAATCGTCCACGACAACCACCCCACTCTCACCTACCGAGGCGTTTCTTACACCAAGTAG